A single region of the Gorilla gorilla gorilla isolate KB3781 chromosome 1, NHGRI_mGorGor1-v2.1_pri, whole genome shotgun sequence genome encodes:
- the MAP10 gene encoding microtubule-associated protein 10 isoform X1, which yields MAASLSERLFSLKLLVHWVRLETRLLPPPAAAVEQEEEEEEKEQGAASSPRGLCPAVAFRLLDFPTLLVYPPDGPGAPAAEPWPGVIRFGRGKSCLFRLQPATLHRQLLRTPLATLLLQLPPGRPTPTPQLLGACDISLATAAHRVVGPAASGCSHRHRGRFPLHNRVGERTGDIALAYRLTDLGSRLLSQLERPLTFTPTGGGAEVSPQRQQLQQPASQPSPKEADRPLGELEIPEAQKDLKEMVKSKAECDNVGSVENGKTNSVVTCSGAGSGRNVSSLNDEVTELDMETNIFCPPPLYYTNLTQEKPPPAQAKITIEPQMNVPEEMDDASPEKKRVNPPAHRSCLKHPSSAAHEHPPMLVNPPHIQNIGATNQTCQTEQNRINTIRQLPLLNALLVELSLLYDQPVTSPAHIHPHLAWLYRTEDKKSPESSAKSTCRSESKKDKRSMGGCEKSVSLQYKKNQIENYKEDKYSEKSSGALHKRVPKGRLLYGLTNTLRLRLKLTNPDMLVVHEKRELYRKRQSQMLGTKFRIPSSKVKLLSSAEQSQKPQLPEDKYLDSDASFTENSDTSRQISGVFDEPSTSKETELKCATEKKTVECSKNRINNVSLEEVVSPANSIIPERLTPTNILGGNVEMKSQSPCVFQQDAVVDRIVDKEIDIRQVKTTDNDILMADISDKRTGKNSCYENISELKYSDDLSSPCYSEDFCTSEDTSRSFKAHDSSSRTENPKHSQYTSKSSDTGVSKKKNSSDRSSILSPPFSAGSPVHSYRKFHISKTQDKSLEEASSISASDLSSTHWTEQKENQIDQNSMHNSEITKRGQDISVKTRSSWKSLEKSQSPQTSQNHKKNRRFVGR from the exons ATGGCCGCTTCGCTGTCCGAGCGGCTTTTCTCGCTGAAGCTGCTGGTGCACTGGGTGCGTTTGGAAACCCGGCTGCTGCCGCCCCCCGCTGCCGCAgtggagcaggaggaggaagaggaggaaaaggagcagGGGGCGGCCTCGTCGCCGCGCGGTCTGTGCCCCGCCGTGGCCTTCCGCCTGCTGGACTTCCCCACGCTGTTGGTTTACCCTCCTGATGGCCCCGGCGCTCCCGCCGCCGAACCGTGGCCCGGTGTCATCCGCTTCGGTCGCGGCAAGTCCTGCCTCTTCCGCCTGCAGCCTGCTACCCTGCACCGCCAGCTCCTGCGGACCCCGCTTGCCACCTTGCTGCTGCAGCTGCCCCCTGGGCGTCCGACGCCCACCCCACAGCTCCTGGGGGCCTGCGACATTTCGCTGGCCACCGCAGCGCACAGGGTCGTGGGGCCGGCCGCCTCCGGATGCTCCCACCGTCACCGGGGACGTTTCCCCCTGCATAATCGAGTGGGCGAGCGGACTGGGGACATTGCACTGGCCTACCGCCTGACTGACCTGGGAAGCCGCCTGCTGAGCCAACTTGAGCGGCCCCTCACCTTCACCCCCACAGGAGGAGGAGCGGAGGTCAGTCCCCAaagacagcagctgcagcagccagCCTCACAGCCAAGCCCAAAAGAGGCTGATAGGCCGCTGGGGGAGTTAGAAATCCCAGAGGCACAGAAGGATTTGAAGGAAATGGTTAAAAGTAAGGCCGAATGTGATAATGTGGGTTCTGTGGAGAATGGCAAAACCAATTCTGTTGTTACATGTTCAGGTGCTGGCAGTGGGAGAAATGTTAGCTCCCTAAATGACGAAGTCACAGAATTGGACATGGAGACCAATATATTTTGCCCTCCTCCTTTGTATTACACTAACTTGACCCAAGAAAAACCGCCCCCTGCACAGGCTAAAATCACCATTGAGCCTCAAATGAATGTACCTGAGGAAATGGATGATGCTTCTCCTGAAAAAAAGCGTGTAAATCCCCCAGCACACAGGAGTTGTCTAAAGCATCCAAGTTCTGCAGCACACGAACATCCTCCAATGCTTGTAAATCCTCCACATATTCAGAATATAGGAGCAACTAATCAAACATGTCAAACTGAACAAAATCGAATTAATACAATAAGGCAGTTGCCTTTGTTAAATGCTTTGTTAGTTGAGTTGTCCTTGTTATATGACCAACCTGTGACAAGTCCTGCTCATATACATCCTCACCTAGCCTGGTTATATAGGACTGAGGATAAGAAGTCACCCGAATCTTCTGCCAAATCCACATGCCGGTCTGAATCCAAGAAGGATAAGCGTTCTATGGGGGGATGTGAAAAGTCAGTGAGTCTTCagtataaaaagaaccaaattgaAAACTATAAGGAAGATAAATATTCTGAAAAGAGCAGTGGTGCCCTCCATAAAAGAGTTCCAAAAGGGAGGCTACTTTATGGCTTAACAAATACACTAAGACTGCGTTTAAAGCTGACAAATCCTGATATGTTGGTGGTACATGAAAAAAGAGAACTATATAGAAAAAGACAATCACAAATGTTGGGTACAAAATTCAGAATTCCGTCATCCAAAGTTAAACTATTAAGCTCTGCAGAACAAAGTCAGAAGCCACAACTGCCTGAAGATAAGTATTTAGATTCAGATGCATCTTTTACTGAAAATAGTGATACCTCAAGACAAATCAGTGGAGTTTTTGATGAGCCCAGCACAAGTAAAGAAACTGAACTGAAATGTGCAACTGAAAAAAAGACAGTTGAATGTAGTAAAAATAGAATCAATAATGTTTCATTGGAAGAAGTTGTGAGTCCTGCAAATTCCATTATTCCAGAAAGGCTTACCCCTACAAATATTCTGGGAGGAAATGTGGAAATGAAAAGCCAAAGTCCATGTGTTTTCCAACAGGACGCTGTTGTTGACAGAATTGTAGATAAGGAAATAGATATTAGACAGGTCAAAACCACAGATAATGACATTCTTATGGCTGATATAAGTGACAAGAGAACAGGTAAAAATAGTTGCTATGAAAACATCTCAGAACTGAAGTATTCAGATGATTTGTCTAGCCCTTGCTATTCTGAAGATTTCTGTACCAGTGAGGACACCAGCAGAAGTTTCAAAGCTCATGATAGCAGTTCAAGGACAGAAAATCCAAAACATAGTCAATATACAAGCAAGTCTAGTGACACAGGAGtgtccaaaaagaaaaacagtagtgACAGGAGTTCTATCCTTAGCCCACCTTTTTCAGCCGGGTCACCTGTACACTCATACagaaaatttcatatttcaaagaCTCAGGATAAAAGTTTGGAGGAAGCATCTAGTATCTCTGCTAGTGATCTATCTTCAACACATTGGactgaacaaaaagaaaaccagataGATCAAAATAGTATGCACAATTCTGAAATTACAAAGAGAGGTCAAGACATCTCTGTTAAAACAAGAAGTAGTTGGAAATCTTTAGAAAAAAGCCAGTCACCACAAACATCCCAG AATCACAAAAAGAATCGGAGATTTGTAGGCCGATAG
- the MAP10 gene encoding microtubule-associated protein 10 isoform X2 translates to MAASLSERLFSLKLLVHWVRLETRLLPPPAAAVEQEEEEEEKEQGAASSPRGLCPAVAFRLLDFPTLLVYPPDGPGAPAAEPWPGVIRFGRGKSCLFRLQPATLHRQLLRTPLATLLLQLPPGRPTPTPQLLGACDISLATAAHRVVGPAASGCSHRHRGRFPLHNRVGERTGDIALAYRLTDLGSRLLSQLERPLTFTPTGGGAEVSPQRQQLQQPASQPSPKEADRPLGELEIPEAQKDLKEMVKSKAECDNVGSVENGKTNSVVTCSGAGSGRNVSSLNDEVTELDMETNIFCPPPLYYTNLTQEKPPPAQAKITIEPQMNVPEEMDDASPEKKRVNPPAHRSCLKHPSSAAHEHPPMLVNPPHIQNIGATNQTCQTEQNRINTIRQLPLLNALLVELSLLYDQPVTSPAHIHPHLAWLYRTEDKKSPESSAKSTCRSESKKDKRSMGGCEKSVSLQYKKNQIENYKEDKYSEKSSGALHKRVPKGRLLYGLTNTLRLRLKLTNPDMLVVHEKRELYRKRQSQMLGTKFRIPSSKVKLLSSAEQSQKPQLPEDKYLDSDASFTENSDTSRQISGVFDEPSTSKETELKCATEKKTVECSKNRINNVSLEEVVSPANSIIPERLTPTNILGGNVEMKSQSPCVFQQDAVVDRIVDKEIDIRQVKTTDNDILMADISDKRTGKNSCYENISELKYSDDLSSPCYSEDFCTSEDTSRSFKAHDSSSRTENPKHSQYTSKSSDTGVSKKKNSSDRSSILSPPFSAGSPVHSYRKFHISKTQDKSLEEASSISASDLSSTHWTEQKENQIDQNSMHNSEITKRGQDISVKTRSSWKSLEKSQSPQTSQVSSYLPSNVSELNVLDSSTSDHFEEGNDDVGSLNISKQCKDICELVINKLPGYTM, encoded by the coding sequence ATGGCCGCTTCGCTGTCCGAGCGGCTTTTCTCGCTGAAGCTGCTGGTGCACTGGGTGCGTTTGGAAACCCGGCTGCTGCCGCCCCCCGCTGCCGCAgtggagcaggaggaggaagaggaggaaaaggagcagGGGGCGGCCTCGTCGCCGCGCGGTCTGTGCCCCGCCGTGGCCTTCCGCCTGCTGGACTTCCCCACGCTGTTGGTTTACCCTCCTGATGGCCCCGGCGCTCCCGCCGCCGAACCGTGGCCCGGTGTCATCCGCTTCGGTCGCGGCAAGTCCTGCCTCTTCCGCCTGCAGCCTGCTACCCTGCACCGCCAGCTCCTGCGGACCCCGCTTGCCACCTTGCTGCTGCAGCTGCCCCCTGGGCGTCCGACGCCCACCCCACAGCTCCTGGGGGCCTGCGACATTTCGCTGGCCACCGCAGCGCACAGGGTCGTGGGGCCGGCCGCCTCCGGATGCTCCCACCGTCACCGGGGACGTTTCCCCCTGCATAATCGAGTGGGCGAGCGGACTGGGGACATTGCACTGGCCTACCGCCTGACTGACCTGGGAAGCCGCCTGCTGAGCCAACTTGAGCGGCCCCTCACCTTCACCCCCACAGGAGGAGGAGCGGAGGTCAGTCCCCAaagacagcagctgcagcagccagCCTCACAGCCAAGCCCAAAAGAGGCTGATAGGCCGCTGGGGGAGTTAGAAATCCCAGAGGCACAGAAGGATTTGAAGGAAATGGTTAAAAGTAAGGCCGAATGTGATAATGTGGGTTCTGTGGAGAATGGCAAAACCAATTCTGTTGTTACATGTTCAGGTGCTGGCAGTGGGAGAAATGTTAGCTCCCTAAATGACGAAGTCACAGAATTGGACATGGAGACCAATATATTTTGCCCTCCTCCTTTGTATTACACTAACTTGACCCAAGAAAAACCGCCCCCTGCACAGGCTAAAATCACCATTGAGCCTCAAATGAATGTACCTGAGGAAATGGATGATGCTTCTCCTGAAAAAAAGCGTGTAAATCCCCCAGCACACAGGAGTTGTCTAAAGCATCCAAGTTCTGCAGCACACGAACATCCTCCAATGCTTGTAAATCCTCCACATATTCAGAATATAGGAGCAACTAATCAAACATGTCAAACTGAACAAAATCGAATTAATACAATAAGGCAGTTGCCTTTGTTAAATGCTTTGTTAGTTGAGTTGTCCTTGTTATATGACCAACCTGTGACAAGTCCTGCTCATATACATCCTCACCTAGCCTGGTTATATAGGACTGAGGATAAGAAGTCACCCGAATCTTCTGCCAAATCCACATGCCGGTCTGAATCCAAGAAGGATAAGCGTTCTATGGGGGGATGTGAAAAGTCAGTGAGTCTTCagtataaaaagaaccaaattgaAAACTATAAGGAAGATAAATATTCTGAAAAGAGCAGTGGTGCCCTCCATAAAAGAGTTCCAAAAGGGAGGCTACTTTATGGCTTAACAAATACACTAAGACTGCGTTTAAAGCTGACAAATCCTGATATGTTGGTGGTACATGAAAAAAGAGAACTATATAGAAAAAGACAATCACAAATGTTGGGTACAAAATTCAGAATTCCGTCATCCAAAGTTAAACTATTAAGCTCTGCAGAACAAAGTCAGAAGCCACAACTGCCTGAAGATAAGTATTTAGATTCAGATGCATCTTTTACTGAAAATAGTGATACCTCAAGACAAATCAGTGGAGTTTTTGATGAGCCCAGCACAAGTAAAGAAACTGAACTGAAATGTGCAACTGAAAAAAAGACAGTTGAATGTAGTAAAAATAGAATCAATAATGTTTCATTGGAAGAAGTTGTGAGTCCTGCAAATTCCATTATTCCAGAAAGGCTTACCCCTACAAATATTCTGGGAGGAAATGTGGAAATGAAAAGCCAAAGTCCATGTGTTTTCCAACAGGACGCTGTTGTTGACAGAATTGTAGATAAGGAAATAGATATTAGACAGGTCAAAACCACAGATAATGACATTCTTATGGCTGATATAAGTGACAAGAGAACAGGTAAAAATAGTTGCTATGAAAACATCTCAGAACTGAAGTATTCAGATGATTTGTCTAGCCCTTGCTATTCTGAAGATTTCTGTACCAGTGAGGACACCAGCAGAAGTTTCAAAGCTCATGATAGCAGTTCAAGGACAGAAAATCCAAAACATAGTCAATATACAAGCAAGTCTAGTGACACAGGAGtgtccaaaaagaaaaacagtagtgACAGGAGTTCTATCCTTAGCCCACCTTTTTCAGCCGGGTCACCTGTACACTCATACagaaaatttcatatttcaaagaCTCAGGATAAAAGTTTGGAGGAAGCATCTAGTATCTCTGCTAGTGATCTATCTTCAACACATTGGactgaacaaaaagaaaaccagataGATCAAAATAGTATGCACAATTCTGAAATTACAAAGAGAGGTCAAGACATCTCTGTTAAAACAAGAAGTAGTTGGAAATCTTTAGAAAAAAGCCAGTCACCACAAACATCCCAGGTGAGTTCTTACCTGCCTTCAAATGTGTCCGAACTTAATGTCCTGGATAGCAGTACATCAGATCACTTTGAAGAAGGCAATGATGATGTTGGTTCACTAAATATTTCCAAGCAATGCAAAGATATTTGtgaattagtaataaataaaCTTCCAGGATACACAATGTAA